The genomic region GCCGGGTGACCATCGCCCGGGCCCAGATCAGCCTGACCTTCCCCGCCGGCTTCACCCTGGTGGCCTCGATGAACCCCTGCCCCTGCGGCTATCACGGCGACCCCAAGCACTCCTGTACCTGCAGCCCCGCCCAGATCGCCCGCTACCGCTCCAAGATCTCCGGTCCCCTCCTCGACCGCGTAGATATCCACCTCGAGGTCCCCGCCGTGCCCTACGAGGAGCTGGCCGCCAAGAGCGGCGGCGAGCCCGGCGAGGTCGCCAAGGAGCGCGTCAACGTTGCCCGTCGGCGTCAGCGCGAACGCTACGCCGGTCACGGCGTCCACTCCAACGCCGGCCTCTCCAGCAAGCTGATCCGCAAGTTCTGCCGTCCGACCGAGCAGGCCCGCCAACTGCTGCGCCAGGCCGTCGACCGCCTCGGCTTCTCCGCCCGGGCCTACGACCGCGTCCTCAAGCTGTCCCGCACCATCGCCGACCTCGAGGGCGCCGAACAGATCAACGCCGCCCACGTCTCCGAGGGCATCGCCTACCGCAGCCTGGACCGGGAGTTCAAGGGGGGAGTATGAGCCACAGTTGCCGAATCGTCCCCCTCGTGTTGCTCTGCGCTGTGCTTTGCCCGACGGCGGCCCCGGCCGGGGGCGGCCTCGAACAAGGCTGGGTGGTGAGCGCGGGACTGCAGCCGTTGGTCCTGGGCGGTTGTGTACACGTCGACCCCCTCGAGGTCGAGGAGTACCGCTCGGGAGACGAGGATGATGAACGCATGGGTCGTCGGGTCACCCTGCGCTTCAGCACCGCAGACGGCGCCGCCCCCGATCAGACCGCCGTCGTCGAGCTGCCCCGGGGCTGCGAGGAGCTGGTCGGCCGCTTCCACAACGGCGTTGCTTACCTGCTGCTGGGGGGAAGGACGCGCTACACCCTGCTGCGCTGGAAGCCCCACGCCACCGTGGAAACCCTGCTCGAGGGCGGGATGTTCATCGGCTTCGCCGCCGACGATGAGGTGTTGCTGCTGAGCCGCGACCTGCCTTGCGATCCCGCCGTCCACGGCTTCAGCCGCGCCGACGTGCTGCCCCTGCGTCACGACGGCGCGCCGCCCGGCGGCCTGAGCGAGAGCCACCACCAGCAGTACCTCCAACTCGATGTCGAGCTGGAGAAAATCCTCGAACCGCTCTGGCTCGCCTACGCCGACAGCTACCTCGCCGCCGACTCCGCCGACTGCTTCCCCGCCGCCGCCATCGACGGCGACATCGCCACCGCCTGGGTCGAGGGCGTCGACGGCGAAGGAACGGGCCAATCCCTCGGCCTCGAGTTCATCCTGCCCTTCGAGGTCCGCAACGTGGCCCTGCTGCCCGGCTGGTGCGCCTCGCCCGAGGTCTGGTGCACTTACGGACGCCCACGCCGCGTGCGCCTCGAACTCGCCGACGGCACCATCGTCGAACATGAACTCGAGGACACCCCGCGAACTGCGGTGATCCGTTTGGAAGAGACCCACACGGTCAACTGGCTGACCCTGACCATCCTCGAGGCCTACCCCGGCGAGCGCGGCGCCGACACCGCGATCTCCGAGCTGACGATCAACTACCTCGCGGGGTATTAGCGAGCCGAACACAATGACGGCTCGACGAGGTAATACGTCCTACGGGACCCACCCCGGCGCGGCGGACCCTTGAGTTTATGCTCCGGACGGATCGCGGGTCACTTCAGCCCGGGGCCGGAGTTGGCACGGTTGTTGCGGAGGCGATACCCTCCGGACAGACCGACGGTCGCCGAGCTGCAACAACCGTGCCAACTCCGGCCCCGGGAGAGGCGACGGGGCGAAAGAGGTTGTCACGGGTCCGCCGCCGGATCACCGGGGTATTAGACGCGGTCCGTTTCCCAGACTTTGCAGCCTACTCCAAAGGTCGATGCGCCGACTCCCGCCCAGCTTTGTACTCCTGGCTCTGCTCTCCGGCTGCGCCAACCCCGCCGTCGAGCAGACACGTGAGCTGGAGACGCTGTTCAACGAGCGGCTGGCGGCCGAAGATGCCGGTGGAGCGGCTGCCGAGCTGCGCGTCGTCGTTGACGAGCGAACCGACTACGACGGCGCCGTGCGGGCCCTGTTCAGCGATCTGGCCGACTTCATCGCCGCCGTCGAGGAGCGCGAGCGGGCCCTCGAGACGGCCGAGCGCGAGGCCGCCCTGCTGCAGACGGAGCTGAGCGAGGCGGACCCTCGGGCGGCCAAGGCCGCGGCCCTGGCGGCCTTCAGCGACGCCGCCGCCGAGATCGAGGCCGAGTTCCGCCGCGCAACCGACGAGCTGGCGCCCCAGATTCTTTACGGCGCCCGGGAGCTGCGCCGCTTCGCCGATTGGGAGCCCGATCCGGCGGGGGCGGTGGGGCAGATCCTGCTCCAACTCGGCGAGGAGGAGATCCTCCTCTTCCCCGACGAAGAACCCGGCCAGCAGCTCTGAATCGCGAGCGTTGCCTTTTCGACAACAACCTACGTCAACTGCGAACGAGGCCCGTGATGAGAATTGACGAGCATCCCGTGCTGGAATTCGAGCGGGGCCGGCGGGTGGCTTTCACCCTGGACGGCGAGATCCTCGAGGGCTACGAGGGCGAACCGATCGCCGCCGCTCTGCACGACAACGGCGTACAGGTCCTACGCTACTCGATCAAGCGCCGACGTCCCCGCGGTTTCTTCTGCGCCGTCGGCAACTGCTCGAGCTGCCTGATGGTCGTCGACGGCCACCCCAACGTCCGCGTCTGCGTCACTCCGCTGCGCGCGGGGATGCGCATCGAGCGCCAACGCGACAAGGGTCGCCTCGACAGCGCCGCGGCCGGGGAGGTCGAGCGATGAGCTTCCCCACCCTGGAGCCCGCCGTCCAGCCGCGCGAACTCGACCTGCTGGTGGTCGGCGGCGGTCCGGCGGGGCTCTGCGCCGCCGTCGAAGCCGCCCCCTCCGGTGTCGAGATCCTCGTCGTCGACGACGGCCCCCGCTTCGGCGGCCAGTTGGTCAAGCAGACCCACAAGTTCTTCGGCTCCAAGCTCCAACGCGCCGGGGTCCGCGGTTTCATCATCGGCGACGACCTGCACGCCGAGCTGACCGAGCGCGACAACGTCACCCTGTGGGGCGATTCGACGGTCCTGGGGATCTACCCCGACGGCGTGGTCAACGTCGAACATGACGGACGCTACTGGAAGTTCGAGCCGCGGAAGATCGTCGTCGCCGCCGGCGCCGGCGAGAAGGCCTTGGCCTTCCCCGGCTCTGACCTGCCCGGCGTCTACGGCGCCGGGGCCGTCCAGACGTTGATGAACGTCCACGGCGTCCTGCCCGCCGAGCGCCTGCTGATGGTCGGTGCCGGCAACATCGGCCTGATCGTCAGCTACCAACTGCTCCAGGCCGGCTGCGAGGTCGTGGCCATCGTCGAGGGCCTGCCCCTCTACGGCGGCTACCAGGTTCACGCCAGCAAGGTCCGCCGCGCCGGGGTGCCCATCCTCTGCGAGCATTCGATTCTGCGCGTCGAGGGTCGGGAGAAGGTCGAGACCGCCGTCGTCGCCGAGCTGGATAACTGGCGGCCCGTAACCGGCACCGAGCGAACCTACGACTGCGACGCCGTCTGCCTGGCCATTGGCCTGGCGCCGCAGAACACCCTCCTGCGCATGGCCGGGGCCGAACACGGCTACATCGCCGAACTCGGTGGCTGGGTCGCCCTGCGCAACGACCGCGGTGAGACCAGCGTTCCCGGGCTCTACGTCGCCGGTGACTGCGGCGGGATCGAGGAAGCCTCCAGCGCCATGATCGGCGGCCGGATCGCCGGCCTCGACGCCGCCCACCACCTGGGCGCCCTCGGTGGAGCGGACTACCAGCAACGCCTCGAGCGCCTGTTCGCGGAACTCGAGAGCCTGCGGGCCGGACCCGTCGGCGAGCACATCCGCGCCGGAATGGCCAAAGCCGTCGCGCTCTAAACCGCGCGCCGACCTTTGAAGTGCACCATCCGTGACCCCCGGTCCAACCGCGCCCCGCCCCGGAACTGGCACGGTTTTTGCGGCGTCCAAACCCGCTGGACGGACTACGGGGTTCGGTGGTGCAAAAACCGTGCCAGTTCCGGGGCGGGGCGCTCGGCAGCGTTGAGCCGTTCGCCAACAGCTCTTCAAAGGTCGGCGCGAAACCGCCGACCCCCCGTTAACGAGGAGACGCTCCGATGGTAGACAGGGACAAGCGCGACCTGCTGGTGCCGGTGATCTTCCACCTCCACCAGCCGGTGGGCAACTTTCCCGGCACCTTCGAACACGCCTTCGAGCGTAGCTACCAGCCTCTGGTGCGGGAGCTGGATTCAAGCGGGCTGCGCTTCAACCTGCACATCTCGGGAGCGCTGCTGGACTGGCTGGTCGACGAGCACCCGGTGTATGTCGAGCGGTTGGGTGAGTTGATCTGGGAGGAGCGGCTGGAGCTTCTCGGCGGGGGTTACTACGAGCCGATCCTGGCCATGCTCCATCCCGACGACCGGCGGCGTCAGCTCGAGCGGCTGGCGGACCGGTTGGAGGAGCTTTTCGACCGGCGTCCGGCGGGGGCCTGGCTGGCGGAGCGGGTTTGGGAGCCGCGTTTGGCGGCGGAGCTCGCCGGGGCCGGGTACCGTTACACTTTGTTGGACGACCGGCACTTCCACGATCTGGGCTGGTCGACGGAGCAGGTCTACCGCACCTTCGCCACGGCTGACGGGGCGGACAACCTGGCGGTTTTCCCGATCGACGAGCGTATCCGCTATTTGATTCCCTGGGAGGAGCCGGCGGCGACGCTGGAGTACCTCGCCGGCGCCCGCACGGGCGACGCCGACCGTCCCGGCGTGGTGGTGATCATGAGCGACGCCGAGAAGATGGGGCTCTGGCCGGCCAAGCGGGGCAGCACCTACACCCTGTGCTACCGGGACGGGTGGATGGCGCGCTTCCTCGGCGCCCTTAAGGGGGAGGCGTCGTTGCTCTGTGTGCGGCTGTCGACGGCCCTGGAGCGCCGCCCGCCGGAACGCCTGGTCTATCTGCCGACGGCCTCCTACGACAAGATGGCGGTCTGGGCCTTGCCGACCCCGGCCCGTTCCCGGCTGGAGGACCTGCCCGAGCGTCTGGAAGCCAGCGTCGACACAGATGCGGTCAGGGACGACGCGCTGAAGTTCATCCGCGGCACCCACTGGCGCAACTTCCTGGTCAAGTATCCTTCCGCGGGTCGACTGCAGCGGTTGTACCTCTACGTCCGTGAGCGCCTGAACAACCGCCGCTGCGATATCGACGCCCTCGAGGCGGCCGAGCTGTGGGACCTAGTCGATCGGGCCGTGGTCAACGATCACTTCTGGCACGGGTTGTTCGGCGGGGCTTACTACCACTTCCTGCGCCACCACTCCTATCGCTGCCTGGCCCGGGTGCTGCGCCGGCTGGACGACGCGGCGGGGCTCCGGCTCGAGGAGCTGGACTACGAGGGGCTGGGCCGTCCGACGGCCGTCTTCAACGACCATCGCCAGTTGCTGGTTCTCGATCACGAGGGCGCCGTGCTGGAGTGGCTGGTCAAGGAGCCGCCGGCGGGGTTGGCCGGCGGCTTCACCCGTATCGCCGAGCCCTACCATCCGGCGAAGACGCCGGGCTTCAAGGTCGACGCCGCCCGGCGCGGCTTCGCCCGTCTCGCCCTGCTGCCGCCGGCTTCGAGCGCCGAGCGCTTCCTGACCGGCGGCCTGGAGGCCGTCTACCCCATGCTGGACTCCCTGGACGTTTCCGGCAAGACGGCCCGGCACGGCAAGACGATTCGGTTCGCCGGTCGAGGGCTTCACCTCGGGCAGAGCGTGAGCTTGAGCGGCAGCGGCGCCTGGCGCTGGGAGCTGGAGCTGATCAACCCCGACTCCGCGCCGCTGGCCTTCGATCTGTTGCTCGACCTCAGCCCTTCCCCGCCGGCGGGACCCAAGCAACTGGCTTTGGCGACGCGCTCGGGCGAAAGCTGGAGTGAACGTTCGGTCACCCGGCGCGGTCGCAGTAAGAACGTCGAAGCCTGGCGCCTCGCCGACGAGGGGACGGGGCTGACCCTGTCCAGTGAAGTAGCCCCGGCGGCCCGGCTCTGGCGTGCCCGCCTGCTGACCCTCGAGGGCACCGAGGCCGGGGTGCGGCGGAGCTGGCAGGGCCTGCAACTGGTCTGGGCCTGGCGGATCGAGCTGCCCCCGGCCGGACGACGCCGCCTGCGGGCCGAGTTCGGCGTCCAGGGAAGCAGATGAGCATCAACTGGTGGCTCTTCGGCGCCGGGGCGGCCCTCCTCGGCCTGGTCGCCCTGCTGCGCTACCATCACCGCCGACGCTACGGCACGACGGCCCCGGAACCCGTGGTCGTGTTGACCTATCACAAGGTTCAGCCGGAGCTGGAGCTCGGCGGTACCTGGCTTACACCGCGGGCCTTCCACCGACAGCTCGAACTGATCCGCGGCGCCCGACTGCCCGTTTTTGCCCTGGTGGACTACCTCGAGGCCCTGCACGGCGACAGCCCGCCGCGGCGCGGGGTGGTACTGACCTTCGATGACGGCTACCGCTCCGTCCTCGAGCACGCTCGGCCCCTGCTGGAGGAGTTCGCCTGCCCGGCGACGGTTTTCCTGGTCACCGGCTACGCCGGACGGCCCAACGACTGGGACCACTCCCTGGCCCGGGGGCGCTTTCGCCATCTGAGCTGGGACGAGGCCCGGGAGCTGACCGCGAGCGGCCTGGTGACCTGCGGCAGCCACGGCGTCAGCCACCGCGACCTGACCGACCTGCCCGACGGCGAGCTGGAGCGCGAGCTGGTCGAGTCCCGCGAGGCGATCAGCGCTGAGCTGGGCCGGACGCCGAAGTGCTTCTGCTATCCGTTCGGCCGCCATGACGAGCGGGTGCGCGCCGCCGTCCGCGAATCCGGCTACCTCTACGGCATCGGCGTCGTCGATCGCACGGGCCGCGGTCGTCGACACCCCACGGCTCTGGCCCGGACGGGAATGTACCTGACCGACGGCGCCGGCGCCCTGGCCGTGCGTCTGGGCTTGCGCCATCCGCGACGCTACTGGGCCGAGGACCTCAACAACCGCATCATCAACTGGTTTACCCTGCTGACCGCCGCCCAGCAACGCCGCCGCCGCCGCTCCGGCAAGGCTGATAAACCTTGACAGTTCAACCACCCTGTGGTAACCTGACCACTGTTAGCAAAGTCCGCATTTATCATCCTGCATCGGCTGTGCTCAAGCACCTTCCGGCGCCGGTCGAGGGGCGTCAGATTGTTACGACCCCAACCGTCGAGTGTCCTCCGAGTGTTTCCCCGAGCGTTCCTAACCGGGTACGCTCTCACCTCAAGCCGGAGGAGGGCCGGACTGTGTCGGCCGGCTCACGCCGGGTAGCAGCTAGACCACGCGTACTGTGCCGTCCGGAACGCGCTCACCCCACGGACTGTGTCGGCGGCTCACGCCGGGTAGCAGCTAGACTACACGTACTGTGCCGTCCGGAACGCGCTCACCCCACGGACTGTGTCGGCGGCTCACGCCGGGTAGCAGCTAGGCTTACAACCGGGCACGCCCCTGATACAAACAGCCAATTCCAACGGGCGGCCCCTGTTTCTTTTAGTTACACCGATCATCAAACTGGTCAACAAACTGCTCAAGCCGGATTCATCTCTAGACTTCGCCAACGTTTTTATCACGTAGCTTTTCAACCCCAGCTTTAAGTCCACCCAGTGTGGTCGAAAGCCTCCACTACCAAACCGGAGGAAGATATGCGGAAGATTCTGGTGCTCCTCTTCAGCCTGGCCCTCTGCGGAGCGGTCTTCGCCGGCAACGCCATCACCGTCACCGCCGGCCAGAACGTCAATTCCAATCCCGTCGTCGGCGCGCCGGGTCCCACCATGATCCAGTACCTTCCCTGGGACGGCGAGCAGGGCTCCGACGACCTGGGCGTCGATTTCGACACCTCCCACGACGCCGAGAACCCCTACAACCCCGAATACTACGTCTACATCGATAACGAGGGGCTCTCCGGGATGATCGAGCCCGACTACGACTGGCGCGACATCTCCGACGGCACCGAGCTCAACCTGACCGGTGACGATATGGCCGTCTCCGTCACCCTGCCCGGCACCTTCACCTTCTACGACAACGCCGATCTCGACTCCGGCGGTGACTACGACAGCATCTACGTCTCCACCAACGGCCTGGTCGGTTTCGAGTCCCAGTACTACTCCAGCGGCGATTACGACGACTACGCCAACCGCCTGCTGCCCGACCTCTACGGCGACCAGCATTCCTTCATCGCCGCCTTCTGGGACGACCTGGTGATGCTCGACAACAGCCACGTCTACACCAAGTCCGAGGGCAATGAGTTCATCATCTCCTGGGTCGATTTGGGCATCCGCGGTTACGAGGATCTCGTCGACGGCACCGTCTCCTTCCAGCTCATCCTCGACTACGACGACTACTCCTACACCATCAACCTGCAGGACATCAGCGTCCCCGGCACCGGCCACGACAAGGGCGGCAGCGCCACCATCGGCGTCGAGGACAAGCACGGCATGGCCGGCACCTACTGGCTCTATAACAACCCGGTCAAGATCGACGACGAAGCCTGCGCCGCGTTCATCGTCTGGCAGGCTCCCAGCGATTTTGATATGTACCATCCCAGCGGCAAGGATTACTCCGGTGCCGGTGGAATCGATGCCAACTACCCCGACACGGTCACGCAGGGTGACATCTACGAGCTCGACTGGGACGACAGCGCCAACAACAACCCCTACGGACCCGTCGATGTCGGCTACGTCGTCAAGGTATACAACGATGATGAAGAGCCTGTCGGCGACGGTAGCGCGAATCACGGCAAGATCGAGGACGATGAGGAAGAGATCATCAGCTACGAGATGACCACCGCCTACTACAACCTCGATACCAGCACCCTCGAAGTCAACGGCAGCAATTACCCGTACTATCAGCTCGTTGTCTTCGCCGATGACGGTTGGGGCCGTACCGAGGCCACTTACGTCAACAGCGATCAGCCGAGTGGTGACAATCCTCGTCATTACACCTTCAAGCTCGTCGAGGCCCTCGCCGCTCCGGGCACCGACGCCGTCGTCCCCACCAGCTGGGGCGCCATCAAGGCTGTCGACTAGACCCGGCGACAACGCTTAGTTGATCCGCTGAACAAACCGGGACGCTCCAGGGCGTCCCGGTTTTTTATGACCCAAGCGTTGGCCTTTGGCTTCAATCGACGGCTGAGACATGAGAGCCGTTAGTCATCGCTGCGCGGGCGGGACCCGAAGAAACGGAGGTGGGGATCCGCCCACCTCCGAGTTCGCTCCAGCGCCCATTATTACCGTACAACGATCCGGCGGTTGGTGGTCCGTTCGTCGGTGGCGACGCTGACGCTGTAGACGCCGTTGGGCAGAGTCCGGCCGCCTTCGTCGAGGGGAATCTCGATGATGTGGCGACCAGCCGCGAGCAGGCCCAGGTTTTCTTCGCCTACGCAGCGACCCGCGATGTCATAGATACGGTAGGAACAGAAGGTGGCGTTCTCCAGTTTCAACTCCAGCTTGACCCTATCCGTTGCTGGATTGGGATAGACCAGGGAGACGGGCTCGACGGCGTTATCGGGCGCCTCAGCCACCTCGTTGTCTTCATCGAGTGTGAGGCTGGGGTTATCGTAGAAGTAGAAACCGCAACCGACCACGCAGAAGGGATCCGCTCCTTCAGAGGCGCGGATATACGGGTTGGGAGCAATGGGAGGATCGTAGGCGTCGGCGTACCAGCCGATCGGCTGGAAAGGCTCCATCCGCCAGGTAGCGACGTACAGCCGTTTTTCGTTTGTTGCGTCATCTACATCGGTGAAAACGATATAGGGCTTGTTGATCGGACCGCCTTCGAGGGAGCCGTAATGCAGGTCGATGGCCTCGTTATCCCCATCGTTGAATAAGTATTCAATGCCGGAGCGGATCGATTGGGGGTTCGACCATGTCAACCCGCCGTCACTGCTTTCGATGTAGTAGAGCCGGAAGGTGTCGCCGCCGCTCTCCTCTTCGAGGTAGACGACGCCGTAGTGCTGGTGGTCGTAGGTGTCGATACGAATGCAACCGGCCGCGTTGTCTGAGATTTCGAGCAGGTCGTCTACCCAAGGATCGTCCCAAATATTATCATCGCGAACTATGTAGTAGCTACCGTCGGCTTCGAAAGCTGCAATATAGCTATCTTGTAGGTAGTCACGCTTGAAACAGATATCAGTTGATTTACATGAATAAACATCCTCCGTAACCGTATAGGTTGACCAATAGAAGTCGAAAATATACCAGCGCCAAGCACGGCTAAAATCTATCTCATCATTGCTTTCATCATAGTATAGAACAATTGGTAATGGTACAGATTCTCCAAATTCATTGGCAGTATATAGATCAGCTACAGATTGGGAGCATTCTTTATGAGGAGGAGGTTCATTGACTTCGTTATCACCGAGACTCCTATCCTCGCTAGGCATTTTTGTTGGTACTGTGCCATCGTAGCACATTGTATGCTGCCAAAATGGACTAGTATCTATCCATTTGCAGCGGGAATAGCCGACTAATTC from Candidatus Coatesbacteria bacterium harbors:
- a CDS encoding T9SS type A sorting domain-containing protein, with amino-acid sequence MGIFLSVILTFTSAVGQLIVRSMVTFWATTGPVGCSVFRHLLPPLFRGRISQPIPDVISRLQTAGGPKTVDDPQTKKGVAMSFNKILLTIVLLAGASFGTFTFAETQLGSSGSSVDFYDGMAYIAGVSGNELETQHVVGFNAAGEPMFSSVELLSVVTEALSQVTVSFLEDGTHNDQEWFNYPMVVADGLGTYSTVFGRYQELVGYSRCKWIDTSPFWQHTMCYDGTVPTKMPSEDRSLGDNEVNEPPPHKECSQSVADLYTANEFGESVPLPIVLYYDESNDEIDFSRAWRWYIFDFYWSTYTVTEDVYSCKSTDICFKRDYLQDSYIAAFEADGSYYIVRDDNIWDDPWVDDLLEISDNAAGCIRIDTYDHQHYGVVYLEEESGGDTFRLYYIESSDGGLTWSNPQSIRSGIEYLFNDGDNEAIDLHYGSLEGGPINKPYIVFTDVDDATNEKRLYVATWRMEPFQPIGWYADAYDPPIAPNPYIRASEGADPFCVVGCGFYFYDNPSLTLDEDNEVAEAPDNAVEPVSLVYPNPATDRVKLELKLENATFCSYRIYDIAGRCVGEENLGLLAAGRHIIEIPLDEGGRTLPNGVYSVSVATDERTTNRRIVVR
- a CDS encoding polysaccharide deacetylase family protein, whose protein sequence is MSINWWLFGAGAALLGLVALLRYHHRRRYGTTAPEPVVVLTYHKVQPELELGGTWLTPRAFHRQLELIRGARLPVFALVDYLEALHGDSPPRRGVVLTFDDGYRSVLEHARPLLEEFACPATVFLVTGYAGRPNDWDHSLARGRFRHLSWDEARELTASGLVTCGSHGVSHRDLTDLPDGELERELVESREAISAELGRTPKCFCYPFGRHDERVRAAVRESGYLYGIGVVDRTGRGRRHPTALARTGMYLTDGAGALAVRLGLRHPRRYWAEDLNNRIINWFTLLTAAQQRRRRRSGKADKP
- a CDS encoding DUF1925 domain-containing protein: MVDRDKRDLLVPVIFHLHQPVGNFPGTFEHAFERSYQPLVRELDSSGLRFNLHISGALLDWLVDEHPVYVERLGELIWEERLELLGGGYYEPILAMLHPDDRRRQLERLADRLEELFDRRPAGAWLAERVWEPRLAAELAGAGYRYTLLDDRHFHDLGWSTEQVYRTFATADGADNLAVFPIDERIRYLIPWEEPAATLEYLAGARTGDADRPGVVVIMSDAEKMGLWPAKRGSTYTLCYRDGWMARFLGALKGEASLLCVRLSTALERRPPERLVYLPTASYDKMAVWALPTPARSRLEDLPERLEASVDTDAVRDDALKFIRGTHWRNFLVKYPSAGRLQRLYLYVRERLNNRRCDIDALEAAELWDLVDRAVVNDHFWHGLFGGAYYHFLRHHSYRCLARVLRRLDDAAGLRLEELDYEGLGRPTAVFNDHRQLLVLDHEGAVLEWLVKEPPAGLAGGFTRIAEPYHPAKTPGFKVDAARRGFARLALLPPASSAERFLTGGLEAVYPMLDSLDVSGKTARHGKTIRFAGRGLHLGQSVSLSGSGAWRWELELINPDSAPLAFDLLLDLSPSPPAGPKQLALATRSGESWSERSVTRRGRSKNVEAWRLADEGTGLTLSSEVAPAARLWRARLLTLEGTEAGVRRSWQGLQLVWAWRIELPPAGRRRLRAEFGVQGSR